The following are from one region of the Sorghum bicolor cultivar BTx623 chromosome 2, Sorghum_bicolor_NCBIv3, whole genome shotgun sequence genome:
- the LOC8086433 gene encoding uncharacterized protein LOC8086433, with protein MAMASSSVSLRGAILQRPHLAPRPAAAAAARRAPTTRRRAVPAKISCIGWDPEGILGAPQGGHIARLEFRRRLERDSDAREAFERQVREEKERRRNEREARVIPDTDAGLVEFFLDTDAREIEIEIGRLRPRLNHDFFGHISREIAQIKFAVTRTAEMEDRLIELEAMQKVLLEGVEAYDKLQNDLVTAKERLMKILQSSDRKSTLLEMVERNELNISILTLLDENIASAKTSNQDEAAAFLEDVRSSLVKYITI; from the exons ATGGCCATGGCTTCCTCCTCCGTCTCCCTCCGTGGCGCCATCCTCCAGCGGCCCCACCTCGCGCCCCGCCCTGCCGCGGCCGCTGCCGCCCGACGTGCCCCCACGACGAGGCGCCGCGCCGTGCCCGCCAAGATCTCCTGCATCGGATGG GACCCCGAGGGCATCCTGGGCGCGCCGCAGGGCGGCCACATCGCGCGCCTCGAGTTCCGCCGCCGCCTCGAGAGGGACTCCGACGCGCGCGAGGCCTTCGAGCGCCAGGTGCGCGAGGAGAAGGAGCGCCGCCGCAACGAGCGCGAG GCGCGGGTGATCCCGGACACGGACGCCGGCCTCGTCGAGTTCTTCCTCGACACCGACGCGCGCGAGATCGAGATCGAGATCGGCAGGCTACGGCCGAGGCTCAACCACGACTTCTTCGGCCATATCTCGCGCGAAATAGCACAGATCAAATTTGCAGTCACCAGAACAGCG GAGATGGAAGACAGACTGATCGAGCTGGAGGCGATGCAGAAGGTTCTTCTTGAGGGAGTTG AGGCGTATGACAAGTTGCAGAACGACCTTGTTACGGCGAAAGAACGGCTCATGAAGATCCTGCAATCAAGTGACAGAAAATCGACT TTGCTGGAAATGGTGGAGCGGAATGAGCTCAATATATCCATATTAACACTTCTTGATGAGAATATTGCAAGTGCGAAGACGAGTAATCAG GATGAGGCAGCTgctttcttggaggatgtgagatcatctcttgtgaaatATATAACAATATAA
- the LOC8081143 gene encoding BURP domain-containing protein 4 yields the protein MARGIILLLLVITFTVATAMSSPSISIKQSFMGKRSNSLSSSMATLDSDSSSGKHKLQPRQNSFAPEAYAVNWAPPDQQSHGDVATKPPTYRVIWNQPTQGDSATDAAAVARPPSRGGHGLHVEPGMLFTRKSLLPGTVLPDGTKFGGGDGFPGPQRFVLRADADAIPFSYSQLDTILRMFRIPRGSNKAEQVAATLRTCEGANESPSPDPHTCATSEQAATDFAAASLGVSASELVAVVTVVHGRKDAARYVVAPDGVARIGKAGAAAAVPCHPMAYPYMVHYCHRPADVEALRVELTGLGGDGGHAEAGGATAIAMCHANTTSWDARYFEMLNATRGEEICHFMPRNYVLWLPAADL from the exons ATGGCCCGAGGTATCATACTGCTCCTACTTGTTATTACCTTCACCGTGGCCACGGCAATGTCATCCCCGTCGATAAGTATCAAACAGAGTTTCATGGGGAAGAGATCCAACTCATTATCATCGTCGATGGCAACACTGGACTCTGATTCTAGCTCTGGTAAACACAAACTCCAAC CACGTCAAAACTCCTTTGCACCGGAGGCATATGCGGTGAACTGGGCCCCACCAGACCAACAATCACACGGAGATGTTGCTACAA AGCCCCCGACATATCGGGTGATATGGAATCAACCGACGCAAGGCGATTCTG CAACGGATGCTGCTGCTGTGGCGAGGCCGCCATCACGCGGCGGCCATGGCCTGCATGTCGAGCCCGGGATGCTCTTCACgaggaagagcttgcttccggGGACAGTCCTGCCGGACGGCACCAAgttcggcggcggcgacggcttcCCCGGTCCCCAGAGGTTCGTCCTACGGGCGGACGCGGACGCCATCCCTTTCAGCTACAGCCAGCTCGACACCATCCTGCGGATGTTCCGGATCCCTCGCGGATCCAACAAGGCGGAGCAAGTCGCCGCCACGCTCCGGACATGCGAGGGCGCCAACGAGTCCCCGTCCCCGGACCCTCACACCTGCGCCACCTCCGAGCAGGCGGCGACCGACTTCGCTGCCGCCTCGCTGGGGGTCAGTGCCAGCGAGCTGGTCGCCGTCGTCACCGTCGTCCACGGGAGGAAGGACGCCGCCAGGTACGTGGTGGCGCCAGACGGCGTCGCGCGCATCGGCAAGGCGGGAGCCGCCGCCGCGGTGCCGTGCCACCCTATGGCGTACCCGTACATGGTCCACTACTGCCACCGGCCGGCGGACGTGGAGGCGCTCCGCGTCGAGCTGACGGGGCTCGGAGGAGACGGCGGCCACGCGGAGGCCGGCGGCGCGACCGCGATCGCCATGTGCCACGCCAACACCACGAGCTGGGACGCCCGATACTTCGAGATGCTGAACGCGACGCGCGGGGAGGAGATCTGCCACTTCATGCCGCGGAACTACGTGCTGTGGCTGCCGGCTGCCGACCTGTAG
- the LOC8081144 gene encoding flavonoid 3'-monooxygenase encodes MELTSTMTMAMALAAILAVFALSSVASTRGRRRKALKLPPGPWGWPVLGNLDALAGALPPHRALAALAARHGPLMHLRLGSYHTVVASSADTARLVLKTHDFAFADRPATAAGAITSYGYLGIVHTPCGAYWRMARKLCATELFSARRVDSFRRVRTQEMRALVRGLFECRGAVAVREHVAGATMRNILRMAVGEKWSGCYGSPEGEEFRRTLDEAFAATGAMSNIGEWVPLLGRLDVLGFKRKMKRLRDLHDHFYEKILVEHEERRRLAQAGGEFVASDLVDVLLERADAEEGTQTQESAEARLPRDGVKAFIQDIIAGGTESSAVTIEWAMSELLRHPEAMAAATAELDRVVGSGRWVEERDLPELPYIDAVVKETLRLHPVGPLLVPHHAREDTVVAGYDVPAGARVLVNAWAIARDPASWPDAPEAFRPERFLGGAAAAVDVRGAHFELLPFGSGRRICPAYDLAMKLVAAGVANLVHGFAWRLPDGVAPEDVSMEEHVGLSTRRKVPLVAVAEPRLPTHLYAATD; translated from the coding sequence ATGGAGCTGACATCAACGATGACCATGGCAATGGCTTTGGCGGCCATCTTGGCCGTCTTCGCCCTCAGCTCCGTCGCCTCAACACGCGGTCGCCGCCGTAAGGCCCTGAAGCTTCCGCCGGGTCCGTGGGGTTGGCCGGTGCTGGGCAACCTGGACGCGCTGGCGGGCGCGCTGCCGCCGCACCGCGCGCTGGCCGCGCTCGCGGCGCGCCACGGCCCGCTCATGCACCTGCGCCTCGGCTCCTACCACACGGTGGTGGCCTCGTCGGCGGACACCGCGCGTCTCGTCCTCAAGACGCACGACTTCGCCTTCGCCGACCGCCCGgccaccgccgccggcgcgatcaCCTCCTACGGCTACCTCGGCATCGTGCACACCCCGTGCGGCGCCTACTGGCGCATGGCGCGCAAGCTCTGCGCCACCGAGCTCTTCTCCGCGCGCCGCGTCGACTCGTTCCGGCGCGTCCGGACGCAGGAGATGCGCGCGCTCGTGCGCGGCCTGTTCGAGTGCCGCGGCGCCGTCGCTGTCAGGGAGCATGTCGCCGGCGCCACGATGCGGAACATCCTCCGCATGGCGGTGGGCGAGAAGTGGTCGGGCTGCTACGGCAGCCCCGAGGGCGAGGAGTTCCGGCGCACGCTGGACGAGGCGTTCGCGGCGACCGGCGCGATGAGCAACATTGGCGAGTGGGTGCCGTTGCTGGGCCGGCTCGACGTGCTGGGTTTCAAGCGGAAGATGAAGCGCCTGCGCGACCTTCACGACCATTTCTACGAGAAGATCCTCGTCGAGCACGAGGAACGGCGGCGGCTAGCTCAAGCCGGCGGCGAGTTTGTGGCGagtgacctcgtcgacgtgcTGTTAGAGCGCGCCGACGCCGAGGAGGGCACGCAGACGCAGGAGTCGGCGGAGGCCAGGCTCCCTCGAGACGGCGTGAAGGCCTTCATCCAGGACATCATCGCCGGTGGCACGGAGAGCTCGGCGGTGACGATCGAGTGGGCCATGTCGGAGCTTCTCCGCCACCCGGAGGCCATGGCGGCCGCCACCGCCGAGCTCGACCGCGTGGTGGGCAGCGGGCGCTGGGTCGAGGAGCGCGACCTGCCGGAGCTCCCCTACATCGACGCCGTCGTGAAGGAGACGCTGCGGCTGCACCCCGTGGGCCCGCTCCTCGTCCCGCACCACGCGCGCGAGGACACGGTGGTGGCCGGCTACGACGTCCCCGCGGGCGCGCGCGTGCTGGTGAACGCGTGGGCCATCGCGCGCGACCCGGCGTCGTGGCCCGACGCGCCCGAAGCGTTCCGGCCGGAACGGTTCctgggcggcgccgccgccgccgtggacgTGCGCGGGGCGCACTTCGAGCTGCTGCCGTTCGGGTCGGGGCGGCGGATCTGCCCCGCGTACGACCTCGCGATGAAGCTGGTGGCCGCCGGCGTGGCGAACCTGGTGCACGGGTTCGCGTGGCGGCTGCCGGACGGGGTGGCGCCGGAGGACGTGAGCATGGAGGAGCACGTCGGGCTGTCCACGCGCCGGAAGGTGCCGCTCGTCGCCGTCGCTGAGCCCAGGCTGCCGACGCACCTGTACGCCGCCACCGACTGA
- the LOC8081142 gene encoding uncharacterized protein LOC8081142 isoform X1, translating into MADSSSLPAPPPSSSPRDDEATARLLTLLLVVITIIGCAVACVVAALCLRVKQTWHNNKERRRLTKRVVWLRDLLQLLPSSPAEEEKKGGASTTTATTAQAVRTVLARRIEATVSKVDRLVASMSMSMSMSTCCCLLGFARSYEMARRLERANKDVDEVYTHLLPVVTQIDATHRVEQVLVGVMQRQQQQQQGGHTANKNNHSDAQRPARANESNEFDWQPLLSEKNDDQASTVSGGAAFEITVDR; encoded by the exons ATGGCGGACAGCAGCAGCCTCCCCGCCCCTCCTCCTTCCTCGAGTCCACGGGACGACGAGGCCACAGCGCGGTTGCTCACTCTGCTATTGGTCGTGATCACCATTATAGGATGTGCGGTGGCCTGCGTGGTGGCCGCCCTGTGCTTGAGGGTGAAGCAGACCTGGCACAACAACAAGGAGCGCCGGCGGCTGACGAAGCGCGTGGTGTGGCTCCGCGACCTGCTGCAGCTGCTACCATCATCGCCggccgaggaggagaagaagggcgGCGCCAGCACGACGACGGCCACTACAGCGCAAGCCGTCAGGACGGTGCTGGCGAGGAGGATAGAGGCAACGGTGAGCAAGGTGGACCGCCTCGTGGCGTCCATGTCCATGTCCATGTCCATGAGCACCTGCTGCTGTCTCTTGGGCTTCGCCAGGAGCTACGAGATGGCCAGGAGGCTGGAGCGCGCCAACAAGGACGTCGACGAGGTGTACACCCACTTGCTCCCCGTCGTCACCCAGATCGACGCTACGCATCGCGTCGAGCAGGTGCTCGTCGGAGTCatgcagcggcagcagcagcagcagcagggtggGCATACTGCGAACAAGAACAATCATTCGGACGCCCAGCGGCCCGCAAG AGCAAATGAAAGCAACGAGTTCGATTGGCAACCACTACTATCCGAGAAGAATGACGACCAGGCATCAACAG TTTCAGGAGGGGCAGCTTTTGAAATAACGGTGGACCGCTGA
- the LOC8081142 gene encoding uncharacterized protein LOC8081142 isoform X2, whose protein sequence is MADSSSLPAPPPSSSPRDDEATARLLTLLLVVITIIGCAVACVVAALCLRVKQTWHNNKERRRLTKRVVWLRDLLQLLPSSPAEEEKKGGASTTTATTAQAVRTVLARRIEATVSKVDRLVASMSMSMSMSTCCCLLGFARSYEMARRLERANKDVDEVYTHLLPVVTQIDATHRVEQVLVGVMQRQQQQQQGGHTANKNNHSDAQRPARANESNEFDWQPLLSEKNDDQASTGGAAFEITVDR, encoded by the exons ATGGCGGACAGCAGCAGCCTCCCCGCCCCTCCTCCTTCCTCGAGTCCACGGGACGACGAGGCCACAGCGCGGTTGCTCACTCTGCTATTGGTCGTGATCACCATTATAGGATGTGCGGTGGCCTGCGTGGTGGCCGCCCTGTGCTTGAGGGTGAAGCAGACCTGGCACAACAACAAGGAGCGCCGGCGGCTGACGAAGCGCGTGGTGTGGCTCCGCGACCTGCTGCAGCTGCTACCATCATCGCCggccgaggaggagaagaagggcgGCGCCAGCACGACGACGGCCACTACAGCGCAAGCCGTCAGGACGGTGCTGGCGAGGAGGATAGAGGCAACGGTGAGCAAGGTGGACCGCCTCGTGGCGTCCATGTCCATGTCCATGTCCATGAGCACCTGCTGCTGTCTCTTGGGCTTCGCCAGGAGCTACGAGATGGCCAGGAGGCTGGAGCGCGCCAACAAGGACGTCGACGAGGTGTACACCCACTTGCTCCCCGTCGTCACCCAGATCGACGCTACGCATCGCGTCGAGCAGGTGCTCGTCGGAGTCatgcagcggcagcagcagcagcagcagggtggGCATACTGCGAACAAGAACAATCATTCGGACGCCCAGCGGCCCGCAAG AGCAAATGAAAGCAACGAGTTCGATTGGCAACCACTACTATCCGAGAAGAATGACGACCAGGCATCAACAG GAGGGGCAGCTTTTGAAATAACGGTGGACCGCTGA